One Trichosurus vulpecula isolate mTriVul1 chromosome 7, mTriVul1.pri, whole genome shotgun sequence genomic region harbors:
- the TMEM95 gene encoding sperm-egg fusion protein TMEM95, translated as MWVLILGYLFLSTSQACIFCRLPSRHLSARLAHLCDQISSEWGDCKTSWNFSTFALDDVSMDRITEKTHRVMTVLEIKGSLFSLPSYWQWLQETKLPEYVRQALCPPACRGRTTLYNCSTCKAFEVHCWALKRCFPGQQDLREARILLLSLSAASLILGFISCIVESRSLLAE; from the exons ATGTGGGTCCTAATCCTTGGCTACCTCTTTCTAAGCACGTCCCAAGCCTGTATCTTCTGCCGCCTTCCTTCTAGACACCTTTCTGCACGTCTGGCTCATCTCTGCGACCAGATAAGTTCAGAGTGGGGAGACTGTAAAACCAGCTGGAACTTCTCAACCTTTGCCTTAG aTGATGTGTCCATGGATAGAATTACAGAGAAGACACACAGGGTCATGACGGTCCTTG AAATCAAAGGTTCCctgttttcccttccctcctattGGCAATGGCTTCAGGAGACTAAACTTCCTGAATATGTGAGGCAAG CTCTGTGCCCTCCTGCCTGCC GTGGAAGGACTACCCTGTACAACTGCTCTACATGCAAAGCTTTTGAGGTTCATTGCTGGGCTCTCAAGCGTTGCTTCCCAG GACAACAGGACCTAAGGGAAGCCAGGATCCTGCTCCTTTCTCTTTCAGCTGCCTCATTAATTCTAGGTTTCATCAGCTGTATAGTAGA GTCCAGATCCCTCCTTGCAGAGTGA
- the KCTD11 gene encoding BTB/POZ domain-containing protein KCTD11 yields the protein MPSQAPSFGGPVTLNVGGTLYATTLETLTRFPDSMLGAMFREGAALPPNSGPPGSNYYFIDRDGKAFRHILNFLRLGCLDLPRGYGETALLRAEADFYQIQPLLDALRELELTQGTEVITAALLHADVDATPRLVHFSARRGPHHYELSAARVDTFRANIFCTDPTCLGALRARFGVAEGEGGEGSPHFRLEWAPCPEGLPEVEYRRLGLQQLWVVGQAGEKREIVGTPGFLEEVLQVALEHGFRLDSVFPDPEDLLNSRSLRFVRH from the coding sequence ATGCCCTCCCAGGCACCCTCTTTTGGGGGGCCTGTGACACTGAATGTGGGGGGAACACTGTATGCTACCACCTTGGAAACTCTGACTCGCTTCCCAGACTCAATGTTGGGGGCCATGTTCAGAGAGGGTGCAGCACTGCCCCCCAACTCTGGTCCCCCGGGTAGCAACTACTACTTTATCGACAGGGATGGTAAAGCCTTCCGCCATATCCTCAATTTCCTGCGCCTGGGCTGCCTGGACTTGCCTAGGGGGTATGGGGAGACAGCGCTCCTGAGAGCTGAGGCTGATTTCTACCAGATCCAGCCCCTACTAGATGCGCTTAGGGAATTGGAGTTAACTCAGGGAACCGAGGTGATCACAGCTGCCTTGCTCCACGCAGATGTGGATGCCACGCCACGACTGGTCCACTTCTCAGCTCGTCGAGGTCCCCACCACTATGAACTCAGTGCTGCCCGAGTTGACACCTTTAGGGCCAATATCTTCTGTACAGATCCCACCTGTCTCGGGGCGCTTCGGGCCCGGTTTGGAGTTgctgaaggggaaggaggagaaggaagtccCCATTTCCGTTTGGAATGGGCTCCCTGCCCAGAAGGGCTCCCGGAGGTTGAGTATCGACGTCTAGGATTGCAGCAACTGTGGGTAGTGGGACAGGCTGGTGAGAAGCGGGAAATAGTAGGGACACCTGGGTTCTTGGAGGAAGTGCTCCAGGTGGCCCTGGAACATGGCTTTCGACTTGACTCTGTCTTCCCTGACCCTGAGGACCTGCTGAACTCCCGATCACTGCGTTTTGTCCGACACTGA